One genomic window of Etheostoma spectabile isolate EspeVRDwgs_2016 chromosome 5, UIUC_Espe_1.0, whole genome shotgun sequence includes the following:
- the hnrnpk gene encoding heterogeneous nuclear ribonucleoprotein K isoform X3, with protein METEIEQQEDTSFGNTETNGKRPAEDADEQKSFKRSRNSDEMVELRILLQSKNAGAVIGKGGKNIKALRTDYNASVSVPDSSGPERILSISADIETVGEILLKIIPTLEEYQQYNGMDFDCELRLLIHQSLAGSIIGVKGAKIKELRENTKTSIKLFQECCPQSTDRVVLVGGKTERVVECIKTMLELIAEAPIKGRAQPYDPNFYDETYEYGGFTVMFEERGGGRRLMGGFPMRAGRSSGGDRGFDRMPSSRGGRGPMPPARREYDEMSPRRGPPPPHPSRVGRGSGRGRNMPMGHPHRGGDRRGRPDRYSDNMSGGGYDNSSSWDSYQSGGRGSYNDMGGPVITTQVTIPKDLAGSIIGKGGQRIKQIRHESGASIKIDEPLEGSEDRIITITGTQDQIQNAQYLLQNSVKQYSGHLL; from the exons ATGGAGACAGAAATTGAACAGCAAGAAGATACTTCATTTGGCAACACAGAGACTAATG GTAAGCGCCCTGCTGAGGATGCAGATGAGCAGAAATCATTTAAGCGCTCCAGGAACTCAGACGAGATGGTTGAGCTTCGCATCCTCCTGCAGAGCAAA aatgCAGGAGCTGTAATTGGGAAAGGTGGCAAAAACATCAAAGCCCTTCGTACAGAC TACAATGCCAGTGTGTCAGTCCCAGACAGCAGTGGGCCTGAGCG CATCCTGAGTATCAGTGCCGACATCGAGACAGTTGGAGAAATTCTGCTGAAGATCATCCCCACACTGGAAGAG TACCAGCAGTACAATGGCATGGATTTTGACTGTGAGCTGCGCCTGCTGATCCATCAGAGCCTGGCTGGCTCAATTATTGGAGTGAAAGGAGCCAAGATCAAAGAACTCAGAGAA AACACAAAGACCAGCATTAAGCTGTTTCAGGAGTGTTGTCCTCAGTCGACAGACCGAGTGGTGCTGGTTGGCGGTAAAACAGAGAGGGTTGTGGAGTGTATCAAGACTATGCTGGAGCTCATTGCTGAA GCTCCCATAAAGGGCCGTGCACAGCCCTATGACCCTAACTTCTACGATGAAACGTATGAATACGGTGGTTTCACCGTGATGTTTGAAGAGAGGGGAGGCGGTCGCAGGCTTATGGGAGGGTTCCCCATGCGTGCGGGCAGGTCCAGTGGTGGAGACCGTGGGTTTGACCGAATGCCCTCTAGCAGAGGTGGACGGGGACCCATGCCTCCTGCCCGCCGGGAGTATGATGAGATGAGCCCCCGCCGAGGTCCTCCTCCACCCCACCCGAGTAGGGTTGGCAGGGGGAGTGGCCGTGGACGCAACATGCCCATGGGACACCCACACAGAGGAGG TGACAGAAGAGGCAGACCGGATCGCTATAGCGATAACATG agtGGAGGAGGATATG ATAACAGTTCTTCCTGGGATAGCTACCAGTCAG GTGGACGTGGCTCCTATAATGACATGGGTGGCCCTGTCATCACCACACAAGTGACAATCCCTAAAGAT CTTGCTGGTTCTATCATTGGTAAGGGAGGCCAGCGGATTAAACAAATCCGCCATGAGTCAGGAGCCTCCATCAAGATCGATGAGCCACTGGAAGGTTCTGAGGACCGAATAATTACCATTACTGGCACCCAGGATCAGATCCAGAACGCCCAGTACCTTCTACAGAACAG tgtgaaGCAGTACTCTGGTCATTTGCTGTAG
- the hnrnpk gene encoding heterogeneous nuclear ribonucleoprotein K isoform X2, which yields METEIEQQEDTSFGNTETNGKRPAEDADEQKSFKRSRNSDEMVELRILLQSKNAGAVIGKGGKNIKALRTDYNASVSVPDSSGPERILSISADIETVGEILLKIIPTLEEQYNGMDFDCELRLLIHQSLAGSIIGVKGAKIKELRENTKTSIKLFQECCPQSTDRVVLVGGKTERVVECIKTMLELIAEAPIKGRAQPYDPNFYDETYEYGGFTVMFEERGGGRRLMGGFPMRAGRSSGGDRGFDRMPSSRGGRGPMPPARREYDEMSPRRGPPPPHPSRVGRGSGRGRNMPMGHPHRGGEDRYYDSYRGSDDRSNDRRGRPDRYSDNMSGGGYDNSSSWDSYQSGGRGSYNDMGGPVITTQVTIPKDLAGSIIGKGGQRIKQIRHESGASIKIDEPLEGSEDRIITITGTQDQIQNAQYLLQNSVKQYSGHLL from the exons ATGGAGACAGAAATTGAACAGCAAGAAGATACTTCATTTGGCAACACAGAGACTAATG GTAAGCGCCCTGCTGAGGATGCAGATGAGCAGAAATCATTTAAGCGCTCCAGGAACTCAGACGAGATGGTTGAGCTTCGCATCCTCCTGCAGAGCAAA aatgCAGGAGCTGTAATTGGGAAAGGTGGCAAAAACATCAAAGCCCTTCGTACAGAC TACAATGCCAGTGTGTCAGTCCCAGACAGCAGTGGGCCTGAGCG CATCCTGAGTATCAGTGCCGACATCGAGACAGTTGGAGAAATTCTGCTGAAGATCATCCCCACACTGGAAGAG CAGTACAATGGCATGGATTTTGACTGTGAGCTGCGCCTGCTGATCCATCAGAGCCTGGCTGGCTCAATTATTGGAGTGAAAGGAGCCAAGATCAAAGAACTCAGAGAA AACACAAAGACCAGCATTAAGCTGTTTCAGGAGTGTTGTCCTCAGTCGACAGACCGAGTGGTGCTGGTTGGCGGTAAAACAGAGAGGGTTGTGGAGTGTATCAAGACTATGCTGGAGCTCATTGCTGAA GCTCCCATAAAGGGCCGTGCACAGCCCTATGACCCTAACTTCTACGATGAAACGTATGAATACGGTGGTTTCACCGTGATGTTTGAAGAGAGGGGAGGCGGTCGCAGGCTTATGGGAGGGTTCCCCATGCGTGCGGGCAGGTCCAGTGGTGGAGACCGTGGGTTTGACCGAATGCCCTCTAGCAGAGGTGGACGGGGACCCATGCCTCCTGCCCGCCGGGAGTATGATGAGATGAGCCCCCGCCGAGGTCCTCCTCCACCCCACCCGAGTAGGGTTGGCAGGGGGAGTGGCCGTGGACGCAACATGCCCATGGGACACCCACACAGAGGAGG AGAAGATCGTTACTATGACTCTTACCGTGGCTCAGATGACAGGTCAAA TGACAGAAGAGGCAGACCGGATCGCTATAGCGATAACATG agtGGAGGAGGATATG ATAACAGTTCTTCCTGGGATAGCTACCAGTCAG GTGGACGTGGCTCCTATAATGACATGGGTGGCCCTGTCATCACCACACAAGTGACAATCCCTAAAGAT CTTGCTGGTTCTATCATTGGTAAGGGAGGCCAGCGGATTAAACAAATCCGCCATGAGTCAGGAGCCTCCATCAAGATCGATGAGCCACTGGAAGGTTCTGAGGACCGAATAATTACCATTACTGGCACCCAGGATCAGATCCAGAACGCCCAGTACCTTCTACAGAACAG tgtgaaGCAGTACTCTGGTCATTTGCTGTAG
- the hnrnpk gene encoding heterogeneous nuclear ribonucleoprotein K isoform X1, with the protein METEIEQQEDTSFGNTETNGKRPAEDADEQKSFKRSRNSDEMVELRILLQSKNAGAVIGKGGKNIKALRTDYNASVSVPDSSGPERILSISADIETVGEILLKIIPTLEEYQQYNGMDFDCELRLLIHQSLAGSIIGVKGAKIKELRENTKTSIKLFQECCPQSTDRVVLVGGKTERVVECIKTMLELIAEAPIKGRAQPYDPNFYDETYEYGGFTVMFEERGGGRRLMGGFPMRAGRSSGGDRGFDRMPSSRGGRGPMPPARREYDEMSPRRGPPPPHPSRVGRGSGRGRNMPMGHPHRGGEDRYYDSYRGSDDRSNDRRGRPDRYSDNMSGGGYDNSSSWDSYQSGGRGSYNDMGGPVITTQVTIPKDLAGSIIGKGGQRIKQIRHESGASIKIDEPLEGSEDRIITITGTQDQIQNAQYLLQNSVKQYSGHLL; encoded by the exons ATGGAGACAGAAATTGAACAGCAAGAAGATACTTCATTTGGCAACACAGAGACTAATG GTAAGCGCCCTGCTGAGGATGCAGATGAGCAGAAATCATTTAAGCGCTCCAGGAACTCAGACGAGATGGTTGAGCTTCGCATCCTCCTGCAGAGCAAA aatgCAGGAGCTGTAATTGGGAAAGGTGGCAAAAACATCAAAGCCCTTCGTACAGAC TACAATGCCAGTGTGTCAGTCCCAGACAGCAGTGGGCCTGAGCG CATCCTGAGTATCAGTGCCGACATCGAGACAGTTGGAGAAATTCTGCTGAAGATCATCCCCACACTGGAAGAG TACCAGCAGTACAATGGCATGGATTTTGACTGTGAGCTGCGCCTGCTGATCCATCAGAGCCTGGCTGGCTCAATTATTGGAGTGAAAGGAGCCAAGATCAAAGAACTCAGAGAA AACACAAAGACCAGCATTAAGCTGTTTCAGGAGTGTTGTCCTCAGTCGACAGACCGAGTGGTGCTGGTTGGCGGTAAAACAGAGAGGGTTGTGGAGTGTATCAAGACTATGCTGGAGCTCATTGCTGAA GCTCCCATAAAGGGCCGTGCACAGCCCTATGACCCTAACTTCTACGATGAAACGTATGAATACGGTGGTTTCACCGTGATGTTTGAAGAGAGGGGAGGCGGTCGCAGGCTTATGGGAGGGTTCCCCATGCGTGCGGGCAGGTCCAGTGGTGGAGACCGTGGGTTTGACCGAATGCCCTCTAGCAGAGGTGGACGGGGACCCATGCCTCCTGCCCGCCGGGAGTATGATGAGATGAGCCCCCGCCGAGGTCCTCCTCCACCCCACCCGAGTAGGGTTGGCAGGGGGAGTGGCCGTGGACGCAACATGCCCATGGGACACCCACACAGAGGAGG AGAAGATCGTTACTATGACTCTTACCGTGGCTCAGATGACAGGTCAAA TGACAGAAGAGGCAGACCGGATCGCTATAGCGATAACATG agtGGAGGAGGATATG ATAACAGTTCTTCCTGGGATAGCTACCAGTCAG GTGGACGTGGCTCCTATAATGACATGGGTGGCCCTGTCATCACCACACAAGTGACAATCCCTAAAGAT CTTGCTGGTTCTATCATTGGTAAGGGAGGCCAGCGGATTAAACAAATCCGCCATGAGTCAGGAGCCTCCATCAAGATCGATGAGCCACTGGAAGGTTCTGAGGACCGAATAATTACCATTACTGGCACCCAGGATCAGATCCAGAACGCCCAGTACCTTCTACAGAACAG tgtgaaGCAGTACTCTGGTCATTTGCTGTAG